The Nerophis ophidion isolate RoL-2023_Sa linkage group LG20, RoL_Noph_v1.0, whole genome shotgun sequence genomic interval AATATGTCTACATAAAGAATTAAAGGAAATATTccgaaaaaaaagcaattttattattcccattgttgcctATGTACATTGCAGTCTGTGCAGTAACTGGTTTGCAAATCCTGATTTTGATAAGAAAAGGCACTTATAGGTGTACAAAACATGTATCCAAAcaatcccaaaaaaaaaaaaaaaaaaaaaatcaccgcaataacaacaacaaaaaaaggttcAATTTTTTTCCGTCATAATGTGAAGGgacaaatatttaaataaagtccAAAATAAATACATCACAAATCATGCATTTCCATGCAAAcaataagaagaagaaaaaatgaaCTGGGGtgttaaaatgataataataataataataataataataaattacaaGTGTGGTTTTTGACTGTATTGCTTTGATTGCAAAGTTGTTACTGTATCCATGCGTGTTCATATAAAAGTATAATTACATTTTGGTACATTGTTCTGGAAAGTGAAAGTCCTTTTCCTGTTTATTCGAGTGTCCTTCGCCCTCATTTTTGTCTGTCAATGCAACCCCACCCCGCGCCGCATTAGTCATCCACGTCAATCTCCACGTCCTCGTCCTCCGAGCACTCTTTACTCGTTGTGTGGTCCGAGAAAGGAGACAGCGGGGCCCTGCGCAGTTTCTGCACGAGATCGAGCTCCTGCTGGCCGCCCCGCGCGGGGGACTCCGGGCGCGGATGGCCCAGCGTGCCGTTGGCGCATTTCTCCAGGTCGGCCAGCTTGGCCAGCTTGTCCAGCGGGACCTGACCCACTGCCTTGGCGGACTCCACGTCCGCCTTCATCTCCTCCAAGTCCCGCTTTAGCTTGGCTCTCCGGTTCTGGAACCACGTGATGACTTGCGCGTTGGTCAGGCCGAGCTGCTGCGCGATCTGGTCGCGGTCCGCCGGGGACAAATACTTCTGGTAGAGGAAGCGCTTCTCCAGCTCGTAGATCTGGTGGTTGGTGAAGGCCGTGCGGGACTTCCGGCGCTTCTTCGGGGTGGTTCTCTGGCCGAACAGGGTCATCCCGTCCCGGCCTGCGGAGGAGGAGGGCGGCCAACCGTTAGTCATTGCGcatgtgcaaaaaataaaaaataaaaaaataataaaaaatgcattttcaaaataaaacaaatggtaAACACAAATTATTCCGCAGCGTTCCAACACTAAAAtggcttaaagcaggggtcaccaacgtggtgcccgtggaccagatgagtagcccgctggcctgttctaaaaatagctcaaatagcagcacttaccagtgagctgcctctattttttaaattgtatttatttactagcaagctggtgtcactttgctcgacatttttaattctaagagagtcaaaactcaaatagaatttgaaaaaccaaaaaaatattttaaagacttggtcttcacttgtttaaatatatatatatatttttttttactttgcttcttataactttcaaaaagacaatttcagagaaacaAATccaaccttaaaacttattttaggatttttaaacacatatacctttctaccttttaaattccttcctcttctttcctgaccatttaaatcaatgttcaagtttttttttttaaattgtaaagaataacaaatagattttaatttaatatttaattttggcttctgttttttcgacaaagaatatttgtgaaatatttgttcaaacttattgtgattaaaattaaaaaaaaatattctggcaaatctagaaactctgtagtcttttgaatttctttaaaatgtttgttctgaaaaatctagaagatataatgatttgtctttgttagaaatatagcttggtccaaattgttatatattataacaaagtgcagatcggattttaacttttttaaaacttttcatcaaaattctaaaattaatcttaatcaggaaaaattactaatgaggtTCCATTTatcctttttaaaattttttcaaaaagattcgaattagctagtttttcctcttcattttttccggttgaactttgaattttaaagagtcgaaatccaagataaactatgtctcaaaatttaattttcatttttttcctgttttctcctcttttaaaccgttcaatgaagttttttttcttcattatttattctctacaaaaaaccttccgtaaaaggaaaaaaaatgtacgacagaatgacagacataaatacccattttttttataaatagatttatcatttaaaggtaaattgagcaaattggctatttctggcaatttatttaagtgtgtatcaaactggtagccctttgcattaatcaatacccaagaagtagctcttggtttcaaaaaggttggtgacccctgatttggaatatagtaaaataataatatatatatatatatatatatatattttttatgaaatACTGAATATTATTAGCTGTAAGCTATTATTATCATCCAAAAAGGATGAGAGAAATGTAAGAAATAAATTATTAGGAACAACTTTAATTATTAGGAAACAAGCCATCGTTGCCATTTTCTTGAAATAACAcacaaatgtaaaacaaatggTTGACAAAAACAGCATTAAGCACACAAAGTAACCACTGCAAGTCAGagtaacattatatatatatatatatatatatatatatatatatatatatatatatatatatatatatatatatatatatatatatatatatatatactgtagtaaCAAGGCTCCAGCTCAGTGACCCTTAAAAAAGGCCAAGCGGTATAGAAAACGGATGTACAAATGTcatttttaatacatgttttcACCTTTACATATCCTCCTGAGCGTCCTCTACAGGGGACATGACTGGAACTCTTAAATTCAACAATAAATGGCTcaacattaaaacacacaaaacattgCTCAATTAGTTTATGCACTTTTACattaaagtaaaagtaaatatgttTTAATGAAACACTATATTTTATTAGAGATAAGCTATAatcatctaaaaaaaaatgaattcagAAATGCATTCTATATTATCCTGATTGTCCTatgcattgtttttttgttgttgtttttttttatgaaccACTGAATTGTATTAGCTGTAAGCTATCAAAAATGATGAGAACAATTTAAGAAATACATTCCATCTCCTGCTgagcgtcctctacagtggacatgacTGGAAACCTTAAATTCAACAATAAATtattatcaaaataaaacatggcTCAATAAGTTTATGCACTTCTCGATAAgagtactattttttttacatgcatacatgttttaattaaacattttattagggAAACGCTTCAATAAATATACAAAAATCTGAAATACATTCCATGTCATTCTGATTGTCCTATGCAGTGGATACGAATCTCCAAAACATTAATTCAACaatgaattattaaaaaaaacaagacataTAACTTTTTTTCATCTCAAATAGAACACATGCATTATGACAtagttttttaaaagttttttttttttttataaaccactGAATTTTATTAGCTGTTAGCTGTCAAAAATGATAAGATACATTTAAGAAATAAATTACATGTCCTCCTGAGCGTCCTCTACAGTAAACATGACTGGAAACCTTAAATTCAACAATAAAGTATACTCGacattaaaacaaatacaacgtggcTCAATAAGTTCATTCACTTCTCGATTAGAGTACAatttgtacatgtatatatgttttaatgAAATATTTATTTAGAGATAAGctataatcaattaaaaaaaaatcggaaATACATTGAGTGTCATATGCAGTGGACACGAatctccccaaaaaatatttcaataatgatttatttaaaaaaaaacaaaaaaaaaacacatattttttcaCATCTCGATTAGAGCACATGCATtacgacatgtttttttttattttttatttattcatttttttttaggataCATTGAATTTTAAGCCataactatataaaaaaataaggtGAGTGGAAACACGTTTTCAAAACATACATTCAAAAGTTAATTAGCATTTTTTTTGTGCATCTCGATCATGACAtcgtttttttggttttgttttatgaAACATGGAATTGTATTATCTCAGGTATAATCATAAAAAAAATGACGAGAGACGTTTCGAAAATAAATTCTACACCTCATGAGCGTCCCCTGAATTACTTTTCGTACTTCTCAAATAGAGCACATTTTTaacatacactgaattttattaGCTGCAAATAATTCAGAAACATAGTATGTTTCTTCTCAGCGTCTTCTGCAGTAAACATGactttgcaaaaaagaaaaaaattgttaaaaatttttttttcaatatattatCAATACATtataatatagtaaaaaaaaaagccttgcatgcACTTCTAGTTTACAACACATTTTGTAAATTCAAAAACAAATGAAACACTACTTAATTAGACGACAACCACAAAAACATTCGGAATTAAATCCAACATCCTCCATAGCATCCTCTGCAGTGCACACGACTTTCCAAAAATATTAATGAAACAATACATTAGAATAAAGTAGGAAAAAccgataatgataataaaaactcATGTTTTTGCACTTCACAATTCAACTTTTTTggcgacatttttttttaatgaaacacaGAATTGTATTAgacttaaaaataaattaataaaaaagaataaatataaataaatatatactgtatatatatatatatatatatatatatatatatatatatatatatatacgatgaggtggtgacttgtccagggtgtacgctgccttctgcccgattgtagctgagataatcgtcagcgccccccgcgaccccaaaaaggaataagcgtaggaaatggatggatatatatatatatatatatatatatatatatatatatatatatatatatatatatatatatatatatatatatatataaatgatacatTTTAAAGGATAAACATCCCCAAAAAATGATACAGAAATAAATTCTTTATCTGATCTTgagcatcctctgcagtggacatttatgtcTAGCTATGGTAATATTCTTTATAACCAATATGTgtacagtaacacacacacacacacacacacacacacacacacacacacacacacacacacacacacacacacacacacacacacacacacacgcaaacacaagcCCTCCCCCCCAAACAaaaagtccactgcagaggacgcatGGTGCATGGAAGGGATATTGGAGAGGACGTTGAGGAATTAAAATAATTGCTATTTTTTCATCTAAATTAATATTAAAATGTAAATGAATTATACTGGCTGAAtccttgtatatatacatatatacgcatatatatactgtatgtatatatacatacatataggtcaggaaaaaacacagaggctatctCATCCCGACAAGCCTCTTTCGCagctttccctgctcttcaggggagttttGCATATATttctatgtacatatgtgtatgtattgatTAGTGAAAGTGTTGCAccgtgcacgcacgcacgcacgcaccttCCGCCGCCTGCAGCACGCTGACTTCCAGGCCCTTGAAGGTCTTGCTGGCCAGCTCCTCCAGGGCGCACAGAGGCGAGGTCTGGGTGAGAAGAGCGCGGCTGGACAGCGGCAGGCTGGAGGCGCGGTGCTTCTCCGTGGACGAGATGAGGTGAGCGGTGCCACAGATGGTGTAACTTCTCTTCACCGAGGGCTTGTTGAGGATGTCCTCGATGCTGAAGGGGGTGAGCGGCTTGTTGGAGTTGGCGGGGGGCGGCAAGTGGTCCAGCGGGCTGCGCCTCCTGCTCTCCCCCGCGTCGCACTTGCCCACTTCTTTGGAGGTCATCATCATTTGGAGTTGGTGCAAAATCACACcaaccaaccccaaaaaaaaaaaaaaaaaaacacacacacaaaaaaaaatcaagggtATGAAGTGGAAATGGAGGAAAAAGTCACATAACAGAGAAAGGTGGAGGGTTTTAATCCAGAAGTGCGCAaagggggttgggggggagaaGAAGATCCGCTGCAGCCAGGAGCCTCCTTGCAAATGGCGACTTGACGATTACTAACAAGTTATcattgactgctagctaatcaatTATTTCCACTGGCACTTTCACCCTCTTCCCTTTCACTCTTTGACTATGTTGCAGTCCGGCGCAGAGCTTTTTGCGACTGGGGGGGGGGGATGAGGGGGGAGGaagggtggggtggggtgggggtgggggggtcccaTTAATTAGGATGCATGGCTGGAAGGAGGAGGAGCCCGGCGGAATTATCATGCCTTGTTCTCATCTCATCTTTGCTCTCATTTAGTCGTGTGGTGACTTTTCCAGAATAGCTTTGTGCGCTAAAtgaggagagagagaaagagagagagagaagacccGGGAAGGGGAGGGGAAGAACCGGGGGGCCCACTTGCAggggagagagggagagaaataatcatatttaagcctttttttttacgcGTAAAAGTTCACTTCTGTTTGGATTACATCGacaagaagtttttttttttcccccccttttcCAACGGTGGATGATTGTTTGTTGCGTAAAGGTAATATAGAGACGCGCCATAGATCAGCCGTGATGACGCGTCCACAGGGGCCGCGCGCAGGCCTCGGAAAGCGCTCATAATTCAgaccatgcatttttttttttttattacttcatCTTTCTCTCAAACATTCCTTCAGGTTTGCTATCGCAGGTTTAATGTAATAATCGTTATTTctcatttctttctttaatttggATTTGAATTCTAATGTAGAATGGACGTTTTATGTTTATGTTGCATATCATATTGTGAGGATAtgcaaacaaaatataaatattattgttaaacacttttaaaaaattaatttcaACATCTTCTCCTGTCAATTGTGAAAGTCGCCGACAATgtgttgtatatttatataaaaaaaataaaaatatatagatataaatatatgcatttttttattgataATTTCAAATGTAAAATTGTGTTTGTTTACTAATGCAACGTTTTGTGCTGTAGTTATGCAAAAAAAGGggtgaaaagtaaaaaaaaaacattatttaccAGGATTTCATAATATTTCACAGTAAATACTGCAATCAAAATGAAAATATTACTGTACAAATTATAGCACtcttatattttacagtaaattactATGAATGATAGGTTAATTAATGCACAATTTCCTGTACATTTACAACGGAAGTGTTTACAATAAATATGAACGCATTTAAAATGCATGCAAACTTAATAATGTTTACTTAATAACAATAAGCCATGCATTTTTTTTGATAGCTAAATGCTGCTATACTGTACATTGTGAAAAGTAGCATTTCACAGTAAAAATACATGCAATCAAAATGAACTCTAACCTgacaacacattactgtaaaaatgacaacagCCTTATATTTCACGGTAAATTACTATGACTGTTACATTAATTAATGCAAATTTAACTGTAAATGTGCAATGGAAATGTTTACAGTAGGAACTTAGAATAATTATTAAatgatataaataaatttaaaatgcATGCAAACTTATTTaattagttattttgatatcGGAATTCAATATTTACTGAATAACTATAAGCCATGAATTTTTACATAATTCagtttcacagtaaaatactgcaATCAGAATGAACTCTAacagatccatccatctattttctaccgcctgtccctttgaGGTCGAGGAgggcggtggtgcctatctcagctacaattgagcggaaggcggtgtataccctggacatgttgccacctcctcgcagggccatgAACGCTAACCTTACAAGGAATTACTGTAAAAATTACAGCGCCCTTATATTTCACAGTGAATTACTGTGAATGTTATGTTAATTAAAGCAAATTTTAATGTAAATTTACAATGGAAATGTTTTCAGTGaaactcaaaaatattcttcaataaagatgaatacataaaaaaaatgcaaacttATTTAATTAGGCTAAGTTATTTCTTATATGGGAATTAAATATTCACTTCATAATAATAAGCCATGCATTTTTAGATAAATACATGCTgctatacagtaaaaaaaacaacaacttcacACTAACATTACTGCAATCAAAATGAACTCAAACCTTACAATAAATTACTGTAAACATTATAGTTCCCTTATATTTTACAGCATTTAACTTCACAGAAAATTACTGTGAATGTTACGCTAATTAATGCAAATTCTACTGTAAATTTACAATAAAAGTGTTTACAGTGaatataaatatgaatacatttaaCAAACATGCAAACTTATTTAATTAGGTATTTTTATATCAGAATTAAATATGTACTTAATAACAATAAACCATGCATTTTTAGATAATTAAATTCTGctatactgtaaaaaaataataacaaaaatacaatgCAATCAAAATGAACTCTAACCttacaaaaaaaactgtaaaaaatacaGCACCTTTATATTTTACAACAAATTACCATGAATGTTATGTTAATTAATGcaattattactgtaaatgtacaaTGAACATGTTTACGGTGAAATTTAGAGGTATTCTTTAATAAAtatgaatacaactaaaacacATACAAACTTATTTATTGAGTTATTTTTATACGGGAATTAAATATTTACTTAATAACAATAAGCCATGCATTTTTAGATAGATACATGCTGctatactgtaaaaaaataaaaatttcactgtaaaaataTTGCAATCAAAATTAACCTGAACTTTACaaaaaattactgtaaaaattaTGGCGCCTCATATTTCACAGCATTAAACGTCACAGTAAATAACTATGCATGATATGCTAATCAATGCCACTTTTACTGTATATTTGCAATAAAATATTTATAGTGAAActtggaagtattattcaataaatatgaatACATTGATGCAAACTTATTTCATTaggtttagttatttttatgtcataACGAAATATGTACTTATTAACAATAAGACATGCATTTTGAAATAGATACATGCTgctatactgtaaaaaaaacaaccctttcacagtaaaatactttAATCAAAATTTACTGTAGCCTTTCAACAAATTACTGTACAAATTATAGCGGCCTTATATTTCACAGCATTTAACTTCACAGAAAATGACTATGAATGTTATGCTAATCAATgccaattttactgtaaatttacaatacaaatatttatagtgAAACTTAGAAGTAAAGTTCAATAAATATGAATACATTAGTGCAAACTTATTTAATTAGGTTGAGTTGTTTTTATGTCATAACTAAATATGTACTTAATAACAATAAGACATGCATTTTTAAATAGATACATGCTGctatactgtaaaaaaacaaaaacaaccctttcacagtaaaatactttAATCAAAATTTACTGTAGCCTTACAACAAATTACTGTACAAATTATAGCGGCCTTATATTTCACAGCATTTAACTTCACAGTAAAATACAATGACTGTTATGCTAATTAATgccaattttactgtaaatttacaatgaaaatatttaaagtgaaaCTTAGAAGTAATGTTCAataaatatgaatacttttatgCAAACTTTCACAGgctaagttatttttatattataactAAATATGTACTTAATAACAATAagacatgcatttttagacagatACATGCTGCTATACTGTAAAGAAAAACCCCAAACAACcctttcacagtaaaatactgcaATCAAAATGTGCTATAACCTTAAAACAAATTAATGTAAAAATTATAGCGCCTCATATTTCACAGCATTTAACTTCACAGTAAAATACAATGAATGTTATGTTAATTAATtccaattttactgtaaatttacaatgaaaataaatatttatatccatccattttctaccgcttattccacttcgggatcgcggggggtgctggtgcctatctcaaatccaatcgggcggaaggcggggtacaccctggacaagtcaccatctcttCGCAGTAAATATTTATAAAGAAACTTAATTGTAttcttttataaaaatgaatacatttatgcAAAAGTATTTAATTAGGTcaagtttttttaaatatatttcataACTAAATATTTACTTAATAACAATAAGCCATGCATTTTTAGATGGATACATGCTGTtatactgtaaaaaacaaaacaaaaaaaaccctttcacagtaaaatactgcaATAAAAATTTACTGTAACCTTACAGCAATTTACTGTAAATATTAAAGCGCGCTTCACATTTCACAGCATTTAACTGCACAGTCAATTACAATGAATGTTATGCTAATTAATgccaattttactgtaaatttataatgaatatttacatatataaatgtatgga includes:
- the lbx1b gene encoding transcription factor LBX1b, which produces MMMTSKEVGKCDAGESRRRSPLDHLPPPANSNKPLTPFSIEDILNKPSVKRSYTICGTAHLISSTEKHRASSLPLSSRALLTQTSPLCALEELASKTFKGLEVSVLQAAEGRDGMTLFGQRTTPKKRRKSRTAFTNHQIYELEKRFLYQKYLSPADRDQIAQQLGLTNAQVITWFQNRRAKLKRDLEEMKADVESAKAVGQVPLDKLAKLADLEKCANGTLGHPRPESPARGGQQELDLVQKLRRAPLSPFSDHTTSKECSEDEDVEIDVDD